One genomic segment of Mytilus trossulus isolate FHL-02 chromosome 4, PNRI_Mtr1.1.1.hap1, whole genome shotgun sequence includes these proteins:
- the LOC134716395 gene encoding uncharacterized protein LOC134716395 isoform X1 — MSSYKDLKPSQVKDTPFVNIGAQDLITVEANWKGLVRKEGQLERGLKKLGPLASLQWRQYFVVLSQGCVYVFHDDHSASPKVHFSLMNYHKLRRNFSIPHCFEILPCSSEGKLYKFSCATDTERLEWMRAIYVSMLVVHEESLPDDEHTKLKKSDEYNLLESTVVGASASSTKLYEINDDDDESSDDNYDKPDESLVKSNKYEPDPTTKCVSTTGTIPKQPKSKRIQKSVSEQRETYEDAASPPNDTTKQRSFSEGTVNFNGGNTSVDAVDSTSMQTKTKPKPKVAPKPAKPGMYINSLNPPISSLPRTKSPTSQLRMTTPASRSRTNSPATNLRITLPSPSRTESPSSEVNFPVSSDSSSRPSSKESDKQSKSQEPKLPTPRKSPQSSAELSNSSGTNYLNMTTEEAGYVQPDPRLDPASEYLFGGNRDDSARELELLAERTFLVRDSSEPGKKVLVVKTKAGLKSYKIEKNSDKFMIETNLTFSTLHEVLEYYKRHNLPNIGMTLRLGYNAKQSSAPDDDDYEPVGQPLC, encoded by the exons ATGTCCAGCTATAAAGATCTGAAGCCTTCACAAGTAAAAGACACCCCTTTTGTTAATATAG GAGCCCAAGATCTTATTACTGTAGAGGCTAACTGGAAAGGTTTAGTGAGGAAAGAGGGACAACTGGAACGTGGATTAAAGAAACTTGGACCCCTCGCAAGTCTTCAGT gGAGACAATATTTTGTTGTGCTATCTCAAGGTTGTGTTTACGTTTTTCATGATGATCATTCAGCATCTCCGAAAGTTCACTTCTCTCTTATGAATTATCACAA ATTACGAAGGAATTTTAGTATACCCCACTGTTTTGAAATCTTGCCATGTTCGTCAGAGGGCAAATTATACAAATTCAGTTGTGCAACAGATACGGAGAGGCTg GAATGGATGAGAGCTATATATGTATCAATGCTTGTTGTTCATGAAGAATCCTTGCCAGACGACGAACACACAAA ACTTAAAAAGTCAGACGAATATAATCTTCTGGAATCAACCGTCGTCGGTGCCTCTGCGTCCTCGACAAAACTTTATGAGATaaacgatgacgacgacgaatCGTCAGACGACAATTATGACAAACCTGATGAATCTTTGGTGAAGAGTAATAAATATGAGCCTGATCCAA CTACGAAATGCGTATCAACAACTGGCACCATCCCAAAACAGCCGAAAtctaaaagaatacaaaaatccGTTTCAGAACAGCGAGAGACTTATGAAGATGCTGCCTCGCCCCCGAATGACACCACAAAACAAAGGAGTTTTTCTGAGGGTACCGTGAACTTTAATGGTGGAAACACTAGTGTAGACGCAGTCGATTCTACTTCAATGCAAactaaaacaaaaccaaaaccCAAAGTAGCACCCAAACCCGCTAAACCAGGAATGTACATTAATTCATTAAATCCGCCTATATCATCGTTACCAAGGACAAAATCGCCGACATCGCAATTACGAATGACTACACCAGCTTCCCGTTCACGAACAAACTCACCAGCCACAAATTTACGCATCACATTGCCATCTCCTTCACGGACCGAATCACCATCATCAGAAGTCAACTTTCCAGTGTCTTCAGATTCAAGCTCTAGGCCGTCATCCAAAGAAAGTGATAAGCAGTCAAAATCCCAAGAGCCTAAATTACCGACACCAAGGAAATCACCCCAGTCTTCAGCAGAGCTTAGCAACTCGAGTGGTACTAACTATCTAAATATGACGACAGAAGAGGCGGGCTACGTGCAGCCCGATCCCAGACTTGATCCAGCGTCAGAATATTTGTTTGGCGGGAATAGAGATGATAGTGCACG GGAATTAGAATTGCTGGCAGAACGAACTTTCTTAGTTAGAGATTCTTCTGAACCAGGAAAAAAG GTTTTAGTGGTGAAAACTAAAGCTGGGCTTAAGtcatacaaaatagaaaaaaac AGTGATAAGTTTATGATTGAAACCAATTTGACGTTCAGTACACTTCACGAAGTTCTGGAGTATTATAAAAGACACAACCTTCCAAATATAGGTATGACTTTAAGACTGGGTTACAATGCCAAACAAAGTTCTGCACCAGATGATGACGACTACGAACCCGTGGGACAACCATTGTGTTAG
- the LOC134716395 gene encoding muscle M-line assembly protein unc-89-like isoform X2 codes for MNYHKLRRNFSIPHCFEILPCSSEGKLYKFSCATDTERLEWMRAIYVSMLVVHEESLPDDEHTKLKKSDEYNLLESTVVGASASSTKLYEINDDDDESSDDNYDKPDESLVKSNKYEPDPTTKCVSTTGTIPKQPKSKRIQKSVSEQRETYEDAASPPNDTTKQRSFSEGTVNFNGGNTSVDAVDSTSMQTKTKPKPKVAPKPAKPGMYINSLNPPISSLPRTKSPTSQLRMTTPASRSRTNSPATNLRITLPSPSRTESPSSEVNFPVSSDSSSRPSSKESDKQSKSQEPKLPTPRKSPQSSAELSNSSGTNYLNMTTEEAGYVQPDPRLDPASEYLFGGNRDDSARELELLAERTFLVRDSSEPGKKVLVVKTKAGLKSYKIEKNSDKFMIETNLTFSTLHEVLEYYKRHNLPNIGMTLRLGYNAKQSSAPDDDDYEPVGQPLC; via the exons ATGAATTATCACAA ATTACGAAGGAATTTTAGTATACCCCACTGTTTTGAAATCTTGCCATGTTCGTCAGAGGGCAAATTATACAAATTCAGTTGTGCAACAGATACGGAGAGGCTg GAATGGATGAGAGCTATATATGTATCAATGCTTGTTGTTCATGAAGAATCCTTGCCAGACGACGAACACACAAA ACTTAAAAAGTCAGACGAATATAATCTTCTGGAATCAACCGTCGTCGGTGCCTCTGCGTCCTCGACAAAACTTTATGAGATaaacgatgacgacgacgaatCGTCAGACGACAATTATGACAAACCTGATGAATCTTTGGTGAAGAGTAATAAATATGAGCCTGATCCAA CTACGAAATGCGTATCAACAACTGGCACCATCCCAAAACAGCCGAAAtctaaaagaatacaaaaatccGTTTCAGAACAGCGAGAGACTTATGAAGATGCTGCCTCGCCCCCGAATGACACCACAAAACAAAGGAGTTTTTCTGAGGGTACCGTGAACTTTAATGGTGGAAACACTAGTGTAGACGCAGTCGATTCTACTTCAATGCAAactaaaacaaaaccaaaaccCAAAGTAGCACCCAAACCCGCTAAACCAGGAATGTACATTAATTCATTAAATCCGCCTATATCATCGTTACCAAGGACAAAATCGCCGACATCGCAATTACGAATGACTACACCAGCTTCCCGTTCACGAACAAACTCACCAGCCACAAATTTACGCATCACATTGCCATCTCCTTCACGGACCGAATCACCATCATCAGAAGTCAACTTTCCAGTGTCTTCAGATTCAAGCTCTAGGCCGTCATCCAAAGAAAGTGATAAGCAGTCAAAATCCCAAGAGCCTAAATTACCGACACCAAGGAAATCACCCCAGTCTTCAGCAGAGCTTAGCAACTCGAGTGGTACTAACTATCTAAATATGACGACAGAAGAGGCGGGCTACGTGCAGCCCGATCCCAGACTTGATCCAGCGTCAGAATATTTGTTTGGCGGGAATAGAGATGATAGTGCACG GGAATTAGAATTGCTGGCAGAACGAACTTTCTTAGTTAGAGATTCTTCTGAACCAGGAAAAAAG GTTTTAGTGGTGAAAACTAAAGCTGGGCTTAAGtcatacaaaatagaaaaaaac AGTGATAAGTTTATGATTGAAACCAATTTGACGTTCAGTACACTTCACGAAGTTCTGGAGTATTATAAAAGACACAACCTTCCAAATATAGGTATGACTTTAAGACTGGGTTACAATGCCAAACAAAGTTCTGCACCAGATGATGACGACTACGAACCCGTGGGACAACCATTGTGTTAG
- the LOC134716396 gene encoding uncharacterized protein LOC134716396, whose amino-acid sequence MSFLKNVFSSKPEISTSSPTVSKSSRLNGILRKESTSDSSSVDTFDSRCSICIETQSAYISNSENSGDDSDSCIDCGSKLGKNNSKINPKRVSFNAQVKRRVFLSDASERTRDKTNQNAVRHSMHVNPHSHSIPVNPQYHRHSIHVKPNHHRHSLQTSGYVMYVPNHPGSSYQITNKGTVYFRII is encoded by the coding sequence ATGTCTTTCCTAAAGAATGTGTTTTCGTCAAAGCCAGAGATAAGTACGTCCTCGCCAACAGTGTCAAAGAGTTCAAGGCTTAATGGAATTCTTCGTAAAGAAAGTACTTCGGATAGCAGTAGTGTAGACACTTTCGATTCAAGATGCTCTATCTGTATAGAAACTCAAAGTGCATACATATCAAATTCTGAAAATTCTGGTGACGATTCAGACTCTTGTATTGACTGTGGCAGTAAACTAGGAAAAAATAACTCTAAAATTAACCCTAAGAGAGTCTCATTCAACGCACAAGTGAAAAGGCGGGTATTTTTGTCAGACGCCAGTGAAAGGACACGTGataaaacaaaccaaaatgCAGTTAGACATTCAATGCATGTGAATCCACACAGCCATTCAATCCCTGTCAATCCACAATACCATAGACATTCAATCCATGTCAAGCCGAATCATCACAGACATTCACTACAAACATCAGGATATGTTATGTATGTTCCCAATCATCCGGGATCTTCGTaccaaataacaaataaagGAACAGTGTATTTCAGAATTATATGA